One Halalkalicoccus subterraneus genomic window, GGAGACCATCGACACCGACATCGGCGACAAGGAGGGCCAAGAGCCCGTCTACGTCGAACTCGGTGACGTCCGGGTCGTCACGCCCCGCGTTCGGGAGGCTGACGGGAGCGAGGAACTCCTCTATCCACAGGAGGCCCGCCTGCGAAACATCACCTACTCCGCGCCCGTCTTCATGGAGATGTCGATCGTCAAGGGCGGCGAGGAGGAAGAGGAGCGCGTCGTCGACACGACCGAAACCAAGGTCGGCCGGATGCCGATCATGGTCGGCTCCGATAAGTGTAACATCGCCGGCTTCTCCGACGAGGAGCTCATCGACATCGGCGAGGACCCCGCCGACCCCGGTGGCTACTTCCTGGTCAACGGTTCCGAGCGCGTCCTGATGACCAGCGAGGACCTCGCGCCCAACAAGATCCTCGCGGAGTACGACAGCAAGTACGGCGACGAGATCCAGGTCGCGAAGACCTTCTCCCAGCGCCGTGGCTACCGCGCCTTGGTGCTCTGCGAACGGGGCCGCGACGGCCTGCTCGAGGTCTCGTTCCCGAGCGTCTCGGGCTCGATCAACTTCGTCACGCTCGTCCGAGCACTCGGGCTCGAATCCGACGAGGAGATCGTCCACCGGGTCTCCGACGACCCCGAGATCGTGAA contains:
- a CDS encoding DNA-directed RNA polymerase subunit B'', whose product is MDGTARRTISEEYFSKERLAEHHFRSFNDFLNRGMQQVVDEKETIDTDIGDKEGQEPVYVELGDVRVVTPRVREADGSEELLYPQEARLRNITYSAPVFMEMSIVKGGEEEEERVVDTTETKVGRMPIMVGSDKCNIAGFSDEELIDIGEDPADPGGYFLVNGSERVLMTSEDLAPNKILAEYDSKYGDEIQVAKTFSQRRGYRALVLCERGRDGLLEVSFPSVSGSINFVTLVRALGLESDEEIVHRVSDDPEIV